A region of bacterium DNA encodes the following proteins:
- a CDS encoding HEAT repeat domain-containing protein yields the protein MTRRQWLLVSAGLLLVTSGVRGSDDRVQDLLFDLQVGKTDVRVQAARSLGNSHDSRALQPLLDIAVSAHEKTELRREAVIALGKLGDSEALPAIRDIAVNPADKEDLRVTAIEVLKRIGPRGAVEEIAAALENPKDDDDVRLAMIGYLDAAGGRGAVPSLLLVAENARDDDDVRSAALDLAVKLDPGALRECLETIILNRRDDKDVRRRALEMLRTGGMKELSPAVVDVAGDREDRDDIRLAALDVIIGTRDSRAAPVVLDVIDDGKDDWEVRSRALQYVPAVRPRGWEERVGRVALDPREKDLLRVQAFAVLAELRESSFCGQALPVVSDPREDSEVRASAAAYLGECRCDGACEELTRILREPAKAGFLGIFGGRGPAPELRVSCIKALGKLRCADAREIVDYLSRRDEDPEVRKSAREVLDRL from the coding sequence ATGACGCGCCGGCAGTGGTTGCTCGTAAGCGCCGGGTTGCTCCTGGTCACCTCCGGCGTCCGGGGATCGGACGACCGGGTCCAGGACCTGCTTTTCGACCTTCAGGTCGGGAAGACCGACGTCCGCGTTCAAGCCGCCCGTTCACTGGGGAACAGCCACGATTCCCGCGCCCTCCAGCCCCTCCTCGATATCGCCGTATCCGCCCACGAGAAGACCGAGCTTCGCCGGGAAGCCGTCATCGCCCTGGGCAAGCTCGGGGACAGCGAAGCCCTTCCCGCCATCCGCGACATCGCCGTCAACCCCGCCGACAAGGAAGATCTGCGGGTCACCGCCATCGAGGTGCTGAAGCGGATCGGTCCCCGCGGCGCGGTGGAGGAGATCGCCGCCGCCCTGGAGAACCCCAAGGACGACGACGACGTCAGGCTGGCCATGATCGGTTACCTGGACGCGGCCGGCGGCCGCGGGGCGGTTCCTTCCCTGCTCCTGGTGGCGGAAAACGCCCGCGACGACGACGACGTTCGTTCCGCCGCCCTGGATCTGGCCGTCAAGCTCGATCCCGGCGCCCTGCGCGAATGCCTGGAAACGATCATTCTCAACCGCCGGGACGACAAGGACGTCCGCCGCCGAGCCCTGGAAATGTTGAGGACGGGGGGGATGAAGGAACTCTCTCCGGCGGTGGTCGACGTCGCCGGCGACCGCGAAGACCGCGACGACATCCGCCTGGCCGCCCTGGACGTTATCATCGGCACCCGCGATTCCCGGGCGGCTCCCGTGGTTCTCGACGTCATCGACGACGGCAAAGACGATTGGGAAGTGAGGTCCCGGGCCCTGCAATACGTCCCCGCCGTCCGGCCCCGGGGCTGGGAGGAACGGGTCGGCCGTGTCGCCCTCGACCCCCGGGAGAAGGACCTCCTCCGGGTCCAGGCCTTCGCGGTCCTGGCGGAACTGCGCGAATCTTCTTTCTGCGGACAGGCGCTTCCGGTCGTTTCCGATCCTCGGGAAGACTCCGAAGTGCGCGCCTCCGCCGCCGCTTATCTGGGGGAGTGCCGGTGCGACGGTGCCTGCGAGGAACTGACGAGGATCCTGCGGGAGCCGGCCAAGGCCGGGTTCCTGGGAATCTTCGGCGGCCGGGGGCCGGCCCCCGAGCTGCGCGTCTCCTGCATCAAAGCCCTGGGCAAACTGCGCTGCGCGGACGCCCGCGAGATCGTCGATTACCTCTCCCGCCGGGACGAGGACCCCGAGGTGCGCAAAAGCGCCCGGGAGGTCCTGGACCGACTCTGA
- a CDS encoding outer membrane protein transport protein codes for MKLRATALLAAGLAVGGVWAGEGNYRDYIVGERAAGMGGAALGLATSVESCFFNPGGLPYTDSSTVSLSASLYGFADYTVDDGWGPGKNIDVDSFLVVPTTFGSVWKLNRDWAFALSAFVPDMARSNDLEAYVNQYDYFKYNKDDQSLWLGPSAGVRIDDRFSVGISVFGVYRTYSWFRDIIRAATYTWSEDIKYNDLSILALLGARYQLSPNWILGVTFQAPSVHLTGSGEYLIKYSYGDGNLVNYVDDVDTENTIPAQIAAGIAYEERGRFALALDVIYHFSADFNRVEGEDQFGLTWAYPMKYDAVVDFSLGGEYYIKDRYPIRAGFFTSLSASPDADPQTSYYPAHINKYGLTLSIGRETQNTTMNIGLNYSWGSGEYIGWNDDWTLEKVDASESFLYLFLGSSYLF; via the coding sequence GTGAAGCTACGCGCGACGGCGCTGCTGGCGGCCGGCCTGGCGGTCGGCGGGGTCTGGGCCGGAGAGGGGAACTACCGCGACTACATCGTGGGCGAACGCGCCGCGGGGATGGGGGGCGCCGCCCTCGGGCTGGCCACCTCGGTCGAATCTTGTTTCTTCAATCCCGGGGGGCTCCCCTACACCGATTCCAGCACCGTATCCCTTTCGGCCAGCCTCTACGGTTTCGCCGATTACACGGTCGATGACGGCTGGGGCCCGGGGAAAAACATCGACGTCGACTCCTTCCTGGTCGTACCCACCACGTTCGGCTCCGTCTGGAAACTCAACCGGGACTGGGCCTTCGCTCTCTCGGCCTTCGTCCCCGATATGGCCCGGAGCAACGACCTGGAAGCCTACGTCAACCAGTACGATTACTTCAAATACAACAAGGACGATCAGTCACTCTGGCTGGGTCCCTCGGCCGGGGTCAGGATCGACGACCGTTTCTCGGTGGGAATATCGGTCTTCGGCGTCTACCGGACCTATAGCTGGTTCCGGGACATCATCCGGGCCGCCACCTACACCTGGTCGGAGGATATCAAGTACAACGACCTCAGCATCCTGGCCCTGCTCGGGGCCCGTTACCAGTTGAGCCCCAACTGGATCCTGGGAGTGACCTTCCAGGCCCCTTCGGTTCACTTGACCGGCTCCGGCGAGTACCTGATCAAGTACAGTTACGGCGACGGGAACCTGGTCAACTACGTCGACGACGTCGACACCGAGAACACCATTCCCGCCCAGATCGCGGCCGGAATCGCTTACGAGGAACGCGGCCGATTCGCCCTGGCCCTTGACGTCATCTACCACTTCAGCGCCGATTTCAACCGGGTCGAGGGCGAAGACCAGTTCGGCCTCACCTGGGCGTACCCGATGAAGTACGACGCCGTGGTCGATTTCAGCCTGGGAGGAGAGTACTACATCAAGGACCGGTACCCGATCCGGGCCGGCTTCTTCACCAGCCTTTCCGCCTCGCCCGACGCCGACCCCCAGACCTCGTACTACCCGGCCCACATCAACAAGTACGGCCTGACCCTGAGTATCGGCCGGGAAACCCAGAACACGACCATGAACATCGGGCTCAACTACAGCTGGGGGAGCGGGGAGTACATCGGCTGGAACGACGATTGGACCCTGGAGAAGGTGGACGCCAGCGAATCATTCCTTTACCTCTTCCTCGGTTCCTCGTACCTTTTCTAA
- a CDS encoding transposase, which produces MKTHKISIHRERWRRGCLRTYRKLNIPLLVSHITQHAAGRDPLFIQKDDYVMMLGLLKECAESFRIRILAFCLMTNHVHILLQQQNDNLPAAMKFLFQTYAGRFNRRYGRSGHLFKSSYRQLACFDGAYALSNSVYIHLNPVRAGMVEEYREYQWSSWRLYCRVDAPVAFVDAAFLLSLLGENREEQVSTYCDLLSNALARGSEERFPQSSAVFALDIWKKRALGLLQFHSRDRKFAPPSQGDLIGDEALEAVLGEIARSGGFKGLKTPTARLFAVEQLEARGYRLNDIADMWGISLRTIMRLKQENVTKDV; this is translated from the coding sequence ATGAAAACGCACAAGATATCCATTCATCGCGAGAGATGGCGCCGAGGTTGTTTGCGTACGTATCGCAAACTCAACATTCCTTTATTGGTTTCGCATATCACTCAACACGCCGCCGGCCGTGATCCGCTTTTCATTCAAAAAGATGATTATGTGATGATGTTGGGCTTGCTGAAGGAATGCGCGGAGTCGTTTCGTATCCGTATACTTGCTTTTTGCCTGATGACCAACCATGTTCATATCCTCCTTCAACAGCAGAACGACAATCTGCCGGCGGCCATGAAATTCTTATTCCAAACGTATGCGGGCCGCTTCAATCGCAGATATGGCCGAAGCGGACATCTCTTCAAATCTTCCTACCGCCAACTCGCTTGTTTTGATGGAGCTTACGCGCTCAGCAATTCCGTTTACATTCACCTCAACCCCGTGCGCGCCGGTATGGTTGAGGAATATCGAGAATATCAATGGTCATCATGGCGGCTGTATTGTCGGGTTGACGCTCCGGTTGCTTTTGTGGACGCAGCGTTCCTTCTGTCCCTGTTGGGAGAAAATCGGGAAGAACAGGTTTCGACTTATTGCGACCTTCTCTCGAACGCTCTTGCCCGAGGTTCTGAAGAACGATTCCCCCAAAGCAGCGCCGTCTTCGCTCTGGATATCTGGAAAAAACGTGCCTTAGGGCTGCTTCAGTTTCATAGTCGGGACCGGAAATTTGCGCCGCCCTCCCAGGGAGACCTGATCGGCGATGAGGCTTTGGAAGCGGTGTTAGGGGAAATTGCGCGATCGGGAGGCTTCAAAGGCCTGAAGACGCCCACGGCGCGTCTTTTTGCTGTGGAACAATTGGAAGCGCGTGGTTATCGATTGAATGACATCGCTGACATGTGGGGTATATCTCTTCGTACGATTATGCGTTTGAAACAAGAAAATGTCACAAAAGATGTGTGA
- the hisF gene encoding imidazole glycerol phosphate synthase subunit HisF, protein MLARRIIPCLDVKDGRVVKGVNFLELRDAGDPVEQARFYESEGADELVFLDITASAEARATIVDLARRTAEQVFMPFTIGGGISSVEQIRDILRAGADKVSVNTAAVGNPGLVNAGARRFGSQCIVVAIDARRRPAGGWEVYTRGGRTPTGIDAVAWAREAESRGAGEILLTSMDGDGTLAGYDLALTRAVSRAVGVPVIASGGAGTLEHLREGLVEGEAHAVLAASIFHYRTHSIREAKEYLAARGVPIRL, encoded by the coding sequence GTGCTGGCCCGCCGGATCATACCCTGCCTCGACGTCAAGGACGGCAGGGTGGTCAAGGGGGTCAACTTCCTGGAACTGCGCGATGCCGGGGACCCGGTCGAGCAGGCGCGCTTTTACGAATCCGAGGGCGCCGACGAACTGGTCTTTCTCGACATCACCGCCTCGGCCGAGGCCCGGGCCACCATCGTCGACCTGGCCCGCCGCACGGCCGAGCAGGTCTTCATGCCCTTTACCATCGGTGGGGGCATCTCCTCCGTGGAGCAGATCCGCGACATCCTCCGGGCGGGGGCGGACAAAGTATCCGTCAACACCGCCGCGGTGGGAAACCCGGGCCTCGTCAACGCCGGCGCCCGCCGTTTCGGCAGCCAGTGCATCGTGGTGGCGATCGACGCCCGCCGCCGCCCCGCCGGGGGCTGGGAGGTCTACACCCGCGGGGGAAGGACCCCGACCGGGATCGACGCCGTGGCCTGGGCCCGGGAGGCCGAGAGCCGGGGCGCGGGCGAGATCCTGCTCACCAGCATGGACGGCGACGGCACCCTGGCCGGGTACGACCTGGCCCTGACCCGGGCGGTATCCCGGGCGGTGGGAGTGCCCGTCATCGCCTCGGGCGGGGCGGGCACCCTGGAACATCTCCGGGAAGGCTTGGTGGAGGGGGAGGCTCACGCCGTCCTCGCCGCCAGCATCTTCCACTACCGCACCCACTCCATCCGCGAGGCCAAGGAATACCTGGCCGCCCGCGGCGTCCCCATCCGCCTCTGA
- the hisH gene encoding imidazole glycerol phosphate synthase subunit HisH, with translation MTRLALIDYGMGNLLSVRKAFEREGAACELLASPRPFSDCDGILLPGVGAFADAMAQLRAAGWVEWIGEAVSSGKPFLGICLGMQLLFSSSEEDGDHAGLGLIPGKVVRFPDRPGFHVPHMGWNQLEFPRPGVLFAGVAPGAHVYFVHSYYPVPDDPGVVAAVTDYGGPVAAAVERGNVFGVQFHPEKSQAVGLRIVANFVGVCGGGR, from the coding sequence ATGACCCGGCTGGCGCTGATCGATTACGGAATGGGGAACCTCCTCTCCGTCCGCAAGGCCTTCGAACGCGAAGGGGCGGCCTGCGAACTTTTGGCCTCGCCCCGCCCCTTCTCGGACTGCGACGGCATTCTCCTCCCCGGGGTGGGCGCGTTCGCGGACGCCATGGCCCAGCTCCGGGCCGCCGGCTGGGTGGAGTGGATCGGGGAGGCGGTCTCCTCCGGCAAGCCCTTCCTGGGCATCTGCCTGGGCATGCAGCTCCTCTTCTCCTCCAGCGAGGAGGACGGCGATCACGCCGGCCTCGGCCTGATCCCGGGGAAGGTGGTCCGGTTCCCCGACCGCCCCGGTTTCCACGTCCCCCACATGGGCTGGAACCAGCTCGAGTTCCCCCGTCCCGGAGTCCTCTTCGCCGGAGTCGCCCCCGGCGCCCACGTCTATTTCGTCCACTCCTACTACCCGGTCCCCGACGACCCCGGCGTGGTCGCCGCCGTCACCGACTACGGCGGCCCCGTGGCCGCGGCCGTGGAGCGGGGCAACGTCTTCGGGGTCCAGTTCCACCCGGAAAAGAGCCAGGCCGTGGGGCTGCGCATCGTGGCCAATTTCGTCGGGGTCTGCGGGGGAGGGCGCTGA